In Microbacterium galbinum, the genomic stretch ATGCGGCCCGCCTTCGAAAGGAACGGCCATGACTGAAATCGACGACACCAACCGTCGCTCGCGTCTGCGTCAACTCCGAGCAGGCCTAGAAGAGCTTCACGCAGTCGCCCTTGCCGAGCGCAACGGTGAAGCCTTCACAACCAAGGAGACGCTCGTTCACATTAGTCGAGACCTCGTCACCGAGACTACGGCGAGCTCGGTCTAGGACCTGCCCTCTGCTCCCTAGGGCGGATTCCTCGTATGTGTGTGGAGACTGACCTATCGCGGACCTGTTCGAGCAGGCAAAGCAACGAGCTTGCGTCTCCGATAGGTGTCGTCACCGCCACACTGGCTCAACACGCTGTTCGTTAAGTTCTCGTCGTCCCCGTTTTGCTCGTTCGAGGCGATGGACGCGTGGCGTCAGGACCGCGCGAACGATTCTGCGCTGATCTGCGAGGTCCAGCTCTTTCCACTGGACGTCAGGTTCGCCGCGATCAATGAACTCGCGAACGTACGGGTCGATCGCCGACATCTCTGCGAGTGCTTCGCGGCAGTCACGGATCAGGGGTTGCAGGCGTGACTCTTGGTCGATAATGAGGTCGAACCGTTGTAGCGCGGCCGCGTCCGCCCGCACGGAATCTAGGTAGTCCTCGTACGCGGCGATCTCATCGATGAGGCGACGACGTTCCGTTTGAGCTTGCTTACCTTGGTTTGCGGTACCCGACGTGAAATCGGCCGAACTGAGCCGTGCGAATAACAGCTCGCAGACGATCTCATCGAGCGTCTGCACGCTGATGCTGACATGAAAGCCTCTCGGCTCGTCGGGTGCTGCCAGCCCTGGAAGCCTCCCGCACGCGTAGTTCAGATAGCCCCTTCGCGGCGCTGGCGAACCGTCCGAGAGTGGCTTTCGCGGCGTGTAGTGATTCGTCCAGCACTTCAGCGGAGCGTTGCATACTCCGCATCGGGCGATCGTCGACAGAAGATGTTTAGCCGTGTGATCGCGCGGACGTTTCCGATCGCTCTGGCAAAGGATTGCCTGCAGCTCTTCCCAAGACTCGGGGTCGATCAAAGGCCCCCAGATAGCATCAGCAACGACATTCCCCCGAAGCACTCGCTTCCCCACATACGCTGGTTGGCGCAACATCGCTTTGATCGCGGCGGGGTTCCAGCCCCCTGTCCCATCCAAGGGGTGCTGTCTAGGGCACCTTGGTGGCACACCTCTCCGATTGAACTCTCTAGCAACGGAGTAGATCGAGTCGTGGCGCATAATGCGCATTGCCGCTTCCTTGACGATTGGCGCCTGATCCGGGTGCTCTTCGACCCGAACAAGTTCGCGCGTCTGCTCGTCGTACACGCGCCGGTAGCCGTACAGGTTTCGACCGTGCGGGCGTCCTTGCTCAGCAGAGGCGCTCGAACTCCTCCGCCGCCGTTCAGAGGTCTTCTCAGATTCGTACTCTGCGTCGACGGCGTCCTCGAGGAGACTGCGCCGGTCGCGGGCGTTGGCGGGGTCATAGAGGCGGTTGTGCGTAGTGACCCAGATGCGGACGCTTCGCTCCCTGCAGAGGTCCACGAGGTCTACCCACTCGCCCACGCGACGCGACCCGCGGCTCGACTCCCAGATCGCAAGGACATCGGCATCGAAGGTGCCTGACTCAAGGTCCCCGATCAAACGCTTGAAATCCTCGCGCTCCTTTCTCGCGTATCGACTCGCACTCCGGTCGGCATCTCGGTATGGCGCGGCGGAGTGAAGGGCCCACCCTTGAGCCTCAATCGACGTCTTGTTCTCTCCATGTTGTTGATCCGGGCTTCTGCCCGTGTCATGGATATCCCTCGACACCCTCAGATACTCACGAACCGATAGCCGCTTCATTCGCCCAGTAGACACCCACACGTGCCGCTCGACCAGGGGTTCCCGTCGACCGCTCAGGAGTACTACGACGGCCAGATCGACCTGACTAAAATGCTCATCGACGACCAAGCCGCGACATTCGTCGTCCGCGCGGCCGGCGACTCGATGCTCGGCATCGACATCAGATCGGGTGATGAGAGCCTCATCACCCGATCGAAGCATCCGCTCAATGGAGGATGTCGTGGTCGCGATCCTGAACGGCTAGCTCACGCTGAAGCGGCTTTTCCTAATGTCGGCATCCAGAGTCGCCCCGCTCAGCGCCTTCTCGAGCAGGTTCGCGCACAGTTCCTGAGGCACTTCGAAGCGCTCCATGTTCTCCACCAGGAACGTCGTGAGTTCAGCGTCTCGGAGCAAGGTCGCATCGCCTATAGCGTTCGCGCGGCATACACCGCCGCGCACAGACGCACCCTCGATCAGATCGAGGGTGTGAGGCAACCGCTTCCACTCGGTAGATTGCTGCGCATGACTGAAATGTGGGCCGCGCTAGCTGGTGCCGTTGTGGGTGCCATTGTCGGTGGCTTGCTCTCCGCGTGGGTCGGCTCGAAGCAGACGGCAAAGGTGCTGAAGCATGAGACCGACATGGCGGCCGCCGAGCGGAAAGAAGCACAGCGCGCCGATGAAGAGCGACGGCACTCAGCGGCCGCTGACCACCTGATCACAGCGCTAGCCGAGTACATGACCCTGAGTGGAAGCGTGCACGATGGCGGCCGCGCGGTGGAGCACTTTGTGCGGATGGCCACGACAGCAGACGTTCATCGTGACAGGGACCGCCGAACGGCAGCTCTCCTTCAAGCGAGCGCAAGCTACGCCCATGCACTGCCTGAAGAAGTGCGCGAGAGGTGGGACGCCTTGATCTGGGTGGTGCGCTTCAACTCAGCCAAGCAGTCCGAGCGGTCGGACGGAGATCGGCGGCGCGACTACAGCGATCTGAGGAACTACAGCGAGTACGTCCGCCGCTCGCTCACCGCTGTGACCGCGAAACATCCAATGCCGCCTCACTACCCTGCCCCGGACGTTCGCCGCGAAGAGCGCAAGCCATGGGGCTACTCGCCAGAGGACGCCGAGAAGGAACCTGACCTTACCGACTGGCAACTCAGCGACCGTTTGGTCGGCAGGGTGTCCTTCTCCACAGGAGAGCTGCGGTGGTACGGCCCCAATGGCCTAGTTGAAGATCTTCCCCGAGCAGAAGCCGCGCCCACTGCGGAGGATTAACTGTATGGGAGGTCACCGACTTGATCTTCGGCGTGGGCGACAAACTGCAGGTAGGTCTTGTGTCGGCGAAAAGTGCTCGTGCATGGGCGACGGCCAGTGAGGCCTGGGTCGCTGACGCCAAGTAACTCGCCGGGAACCACCCACCGTCCACGCCGCTAGGGTCCGCGCCGTGCCACTGTCTCCAGGTCGATAGTCTCAGACGCATGTCCGTGACGCTCGTAACGATCCTCGATTCGGAGTCGCTGCCTCTCCAGGATGTGCTGGTCATCAGGCACGCCTACAACGCCGAGCCTGCGTCGAGCCGCCTTGCCGGTGTCCAGGCAAATTCGACGGACGACGATATCCTCGCGTACACGCGCCGCCAGTCAGCGAAGCCACGAATTTTCCCAGTCACCCCTCCGCGATGGTGGGTCGTGCTCCTTCCGGAAGGCGGTGACCGCGGACGCCTCTGGCGCGTCGTCGAGAATCGAGGGGAGATCTCGAACGACGGTGAGCTCCGAGAGTTCGACCTCGTCTACAGCGATCACCTGCAGGACTTGCTCGGCCGACTTGTCATCGGTTGGAGGGCGGGTCGGGTGTGGCGCGTCCGTGGCACGACGGCAGCGACCTACCCGGTGCTCGAGATCGCCGACGCTCAGCCTCCCCGCTTCCCGGGCTTCGACAAATTGATCGTCTCGTACGAGATGTTGCAGGCCGTGGTGAACGAGCGCCGGTACGCCGCCTGGCAGACAGCGCTCTCATCGATTGTCGGTATCTATCTGATCACCGACACCCTCGACGGGCGGCACTACGTCGGCAAGGCAGACGGCGCCGAGAACATCTTGCAGCGATGGCGCACCTACGCCACCAACGGGCACGGCGGCAACGTCGCCCTGAAGCTGCGGGATCCGTCGAGCTTCCAGTACTCGCTGCTGCGGGTCTTCGACCCCTCGACGCCACTCCGAGATATCAACGCCGCAGAGAGCCACTTCAAGCGCGCACTAGACAGCATCACCCACGGACTCAACCGCGGCTAAGGAGCTCGGTGTAGTCGCTCACTGCGAGAAGTCGCTCAGCGCGGGAAGCTCTCGGCCTTCCACAGCTGACTCTCGGCACAGCAGCACAGCACCGCAGAGGCGACGACGAGAGGCGAATCGTTCGCGACTTTCTCGCAGGCCTAGAAGACAGCGATCACCGCCCCGCCTGATCCGCTGACAACCTCCAGGAGATGATGGCGACCCCGAACTACAGCTACGACGCGCAACTGGGTAGGACACGCGCTCCTCACCAGTTGGAAGGTCACCAGTGGCGATCGCTGAAGGAGATCAAGCGCGCGCTGAAGGCGGACGAGATCGGGTGATCCGGCCGGGCCTCGTTTAGGGCGACGTGGACGCCCTGCCTGCGCGATTCGCTACAACGAGTGCGATCACCGTGGTGAGGACGAAGATGACGACAACCGCGATCGCTCCGATCGTCGTCACGATCCCGCTGCTCGCGAAAGATACGACGGCCGCAATCACACTCGCAGCGAATCCAACCCAGACGGAGGCTGACGCGGACCGGTGAGAGGCAGTCCAGGAAGCGTCGCTTCTCATGGTCGCGACCGTGCGGATGCCGGCAAGACGATTCCGTCGGAGATCCCCCCGCGCGGCGAGCTCGACTACGATCCCGGTCACCAAGAGCAGGACTGGGAACACCCCTGCGATCACCTCCACGGGAACACCCTACGAAGCCTCATTCGAGCGTCCAGCGCGAGCGACGCGACGATTGTGCAACGCCAATACGGCGAAAGCCGCTGCGGGGCCACCGATGACGATCATCATCACCCACTGCCACCCCTCGCCTGCAACGAGCACTGCGCCCAGCACGATCAGCCCTGCGCCGATCCCTCGCATCGTCGCGGATCCGCGCGGCGAGGTCTGCGGGCGCTTCCCGAACGGGATCGGCGTCAGCTCGTTCGCTCGAATGGTTCGAGAAAGCGCTGTGTGAAACAGCACGATGCCGGCGACTGACGCAACGATTCCGACTACGAACATGCCCTCGACGGTATCAGCGGAGCCCGGACCTGTCGCGAGGCCAGCGACCTCACGGTACGACTTTGCGACGGCGCGAACCCTCGCGATCCTGCTCGGCGACTGGCCAAGAGCCGTACACCAACTCAGCCCCATCTCACTTCAACGTCTGGCCCATTACCGACGATAAGAACACTTATCCGGACTATCGGCGCAGCCGAGCCTCAATCACCGGCGGGCCCACACTCCGATAAGGCGCCAGGAGGGCCTTCAGCGCGAACCCGTGTCTCGTGGGCCGGGGTCCACGACCCGCCTCCGACACTCGCATGCATGCTCAACAGGTCTAAGTTCATGACCCGCGGTTCATGTCGGGAACTGCGGGCCTCCGCGATACTGGGTTGGTGACACTCATCGAGGGTTTCCGCTTCCGCGGGTACCGCAGCTTTCCTTCGGACGACCTAGCCACTCTCGCCCCCTTGAACAAGATAAATCTGATCGCGGGGCAGAACAACGCTGGGAAATCCAACGTGCTCCGAGTAGTGATGAATGCGTACTCCCGAGAGAATCAACCGTCTTCCACATGGGACCGACCGCTACTCGACGCAGATCATGAGTTCCGAAGGTCTCAGTTGTACCGCGTCGCCGAGGTCATGACATGGCCGGGGCTGGCACAACTTGACCAATACGTACGCGACCGCCTCCGTGACTTCTTACACGCTCCCTTGCTCGGAGGCTCCGACGGTCAACTCTGGTTGCCTATCGCCAGTGGGGGGAACGTGGACGATACGGCGCTCCGTGACGTCTCGTTGCGAGTCGGCGACAGTCCCGTTGCCTCAGACCTTTCCATGACGTTGACCCACACCGGCGGCGGGGGGCAAGGCGAGGACGCCTATCGGATCCTGCAGCACGTAGCGGCGGCGAAGCCCGTGCCTCCGGAGGCGTTCCTCATCGGCGGTGTCCGAAACATCTCGCAGGAGAGCGATCAAACGCCGGACCTCAATGGATTGAGCATCAAACGTCGGCTGATGGAGCTGCAGAACCCTGCGACCGAACGGCTGTCAGACAAGGAGCGGTTCGTCTCTGTGCAGGAGTTCGTGCGCGCTGTGCTCGAAGACCCGACAGTAACGATCGAGGTGCCACACGATCTGTCGACGATCCACGTCACGCAGTCCGGGCGCACACTCCCGATCGAAAACTTGGGCACAGGGGTACATGAGGTAGTCATTATCGCCGCTGCGGCGACGGTGATCCAGGATTCTGTCCTGTGTATCGAAGAGCCAGAGGTACACCTACATCCCGTGCTGCAGCGCAAGCTCCTTCGATACCTCGCGACAAGCACAAGCAATCAGTACTTCATTGCTACCCATTCAGCGCACATGCTCGACTCATCGATTGGTTCGATTTTCCACGTAACCATGGACGAGGGACGATCTCGGGTCCGTTATGCGGGTATGGCACGCGACAGATCGCTAATTTGCGCGGACCTCGGCTACCGCCCGTCTGACCTGGTTCAGACGAACGCCGTGATCTGGGTCGAAGGCCCTTCTGATCGGATCTACATCAAGTCGTGGATAGATCGGCTCGCGCCCGAGGAGTTCGCAGAGGGAACTCATTATTCAATCATGTTCTACGGAGGAGCGCTTCTAAGCGAATTGTCGCCACTGGATACCGATGAAGTGCAGGAGTTCGTAAGTCTGCGCAGCTTGAACAGATACATGGTCGTCGTCATTGACTCGGACCGGCAGAGAGCACGATCGAAACTAAATCGAAGCAAACGTCGAGTAATCGAGGAACTCGCACAGGATCCCCAATCCGGGTTCGCTTGGGTGACCGCGGGGTACACGATCGAAAATTACGTGCCGGAGCAATTACTCGATCACGCAATCCGCGTGGCGCATCCGTCAACATCCGCGCGGGCCTTTGACGCGCAAGATAGATGGGTCAATCCTCTCACCGAGCGGAGGCTCGGAATCCGCCCCAGCAAGGTCGCGATTGCAAAGATCGCGATATCCGGTGACGACACGTCGTGGCCATACGATCTGAAGACTCGCGTGCGGGAAATTGTCGATCTTATTCGCAGGGCCAACGGTCAAATCTAGGCGCTTCATAGTGCGTCTATCGCGTGGGCTAGCGTCGGCACCATCCGCGTATGCGCATAGGGAATACAACGCGGGTCGGGAGGGTTGAAGGCCACGTGCAGGGACACCAACCTACTAATCCGCGGACGCATGCGAGGTCCGGAACTTGTACCATCTGCGGTCGGTACGCCGAGTTGACGTTTGCGCATGTACCACCCAAAGCTGCATGGAATCGGGGACATTTTCGGCGATCGGTGGCTACTTCCAATCGCGAAATGAAGTTCGATCGAGGACGCGACGGCGGCGTAGGGCTGTATGCGCACTGCGAAGAGTGCAGAATCTTGACGTCCCCTTGGGATGACGAGTATCTTCGGTGGGCTCAAGCGGTCGCCCGCATCGCGATCTCATCTCCAGGGCTCGGTCAGCGGACTGCACTGAACTTGGTCGCGGCATCGGCGCGGCCCGGCCGCTTCGCTCGGGCGGCGATCGCTGGGTTAACGAGCCTTACAGACGGACTTCGAGCTTCGGATCCTCGCTTCGTTGATGCTGTCCTTACCGGAGCCTGCGTCCCGCCGACCGCAGATACTGAACTCCGATTCTTCCTCGCTGTAACCGAGTCGGTCGCTGTGCCGCTGATTCAGGGGTCGCACAGGGCAGAAGGCGTTACCGTGAATCTCCGTGAAGGGTCGGTGAAAAGTCACCGAATGGTGAGCGCCGTGTCACACTTCCCGCCATTCAGCGCAATCTTGGCCTATCGTGCAACCGAGATTCACCGAACACATCGAGACTGTACGGATTGGCTCCAGTACTCTCCCGACGAAGTCGTCGAGAACTTTCGGATCACCTTGCCTGTTGTCCGCCTGGTTGAAGGGGCTGTCGCCAGCGTGCAACCTATCGCGGCACGAGCCTTCGAACCAGGATCGATCTAGCCGTTCCTTGCCACTCGTCGCTTCTCTGGGGACAAGAGCTGAGTTGGTTCGTGCCGGGCTGCATGCTGAGGCTAGCCACCTTCAGTGCTCGGTTCAGCGTCGCCGCACTTCCCATCACCAGACCGGACGGTGCGCCTTGGGAAGAGTGAGACTCCAGCTGCAGCGGGACGGGGGTGGCCGATGAGTGAGTCGGCCTGACTTGGATTCATCGTCACTAGGACGCGAGTCAAGCTCCCAAGGAACAGAACCACGCGCTGCCCGCGAGCGCCTCGTACACCACGCCTCGTCTGCTGTTCGCATCGACACGAAACGCGATAGCCGCTGTCTCGGCCAGCAGAGCCGAAGCAACTTCTGCTGAATGCCCAGCCACAATCCGTGGATCGGCCTCGCGGGCCTCGCGTTCTGCCTCTTCGTCGTCCGGACGAGGGGGAGTTCCTCGAAGGCTTTCTCGCGCCTCGGCGATATCTTTGCCCGACACCGAAGAAAAGAGAAACGCGAGTCCCAAAGTTTTGAATTGGTTGCTGATCCTTGCGCGTTCATCCTCCTCAAGGTCAGCCGCAGGCGCGGCGAAAAATTCGAGCGCACCGCTTCCCTTTTCTATCACGCGGGCATACAGCCAACGAGACTCGACTGACTCAAAGAACGGGTGAAACAGCTCTGTGGTGCTCTCCGTCGCGACATAGTCACCCAACTTGTGATTGCACTGATGACACGCCGGGACGAGGTTCCATGGCTCAACCGCAAGCCCCCCAATGATGCTCTGCGGCACGAAGTGGTCGAGAGTTTTAGCATGCCCGTACTGGCAATAGCTACATAGCTCAAAAGTCGCCGAGGCTACGAGGCGGTCATAGTGATCGCGCGCCCCGCCGGTGGGCTTTGACATGTGATTGTCGTACACCCATCTCATTTCGTCGTCGGTGACTTCGGTCAACCCATAATCGGCAGCGCGCATTTGTCGGCACCCGTCGCCGATGACTTCTGACCCATACCTCTCATGGTTGGCTTCTAGTTCAGACCTGGCGGCACGAACTCGATTGCGAAGGTCGGGGTTTCGGATCTTCCTGGCCGCATCAGTGGCGATCTCTGCGGCTGAGATGTCAGTGGTCTCAACGGCCCACATGTTGCCGTCCCATGACTTCGATCATGGATCGGAGAACTGAACGTCCCTCGGCTCCGACTTGCCCTCCAAGCGACTCCAGTGCGGCCTCATATCCCTCGGCGGCGAAGTTTCTCGCGGTTTCGAGGAGGATTCCGTGATAGCCGGTGGCAGTGACTTCCAAACCGAAGAGTTCGCTTGTGAGTGTTCCGACGTTCTCGCCAAATGTCTCGATCGCCGGTCGGCGGAGCGTCGTGACGTCACCCTTGCGGTTCATCTTCCACACACAGTCACGCGGTACCTCTTGGAGGACTACCGGGGAGTGCGTGGCCACAACGGCAACGCCATTTCGATTGAGAAGGAGGTCGCTGAGGGCCCGCACGAACGCGGAAAGTAGCGGGGGATGAAGATGCGCCTCGGGTTCATCGAGTAGAACGAGACTCTTCTCTGACACAGTCTCGACGAGTTTCGTGGTCGTGAGCAGGACGATCTTATGGCCCGAACTCAGTCGCTTGAACAGACGGCCCAAGCGGTTGAGTGTCTCATCCTCGGAATCCGTACTCTCATGCCCCTCAACTACGTCCGCGATGCCCGATGCGGCGAAGACCGGGTCGCTTTCGAGCAGCCGGAGCGCTCCTGCGAGCCGATCTTTCCGCGCGCCCCGTAAACAACTCCGCGATGACTTGGTGAACTCGCTGGCGATCGCCCGAGGCCCTTTGATGCGATCGGCCTCGTCCTTCGAGGCGCCGACCAGCTTAAGGCCCACGTAGTGATAGGTGAGGCTCTTGGTGCGATCCTGAGCAACTGACAGCGGCTCGAATGCATCGAAAGCACTGAATGAAACAGAAACCAGGTTCGATATCTGACCACCACTTTCGCTCCGCGACGCATCCGACTGCACGAAATGCGTCGCCAGCGAGTTCAAGAATGTGCTCTTGCCGACGCCATTCCTCCCTACGATCACGTGAATGTTGGTCGGAAGGGCGGAGTCTGGGTCGACCGCGAACGTGACCGACGGGGTTCCGGGAGCGTATGTCAGCTTGTATCTCAGATTAAACTCAGTCAACTTAGCGCCACCCTTCGCTAACCGGGAGAACTGCTCCTTGACGGTTAGCAGGGGGACATCTCGAAGAAGAGAAACCTTTGTGACGGGTTCATCCTGAGCCTTCTCAAGAAGGCCAGGCACATAGGCGAGATCGCGTAGTCCATCGAGAACCTCGTCCCGGGTCGATCCACCCAGGGCCGTGAGCGATTCGTAGAACGACGAATCTTGGGCGAGCGAGAAGAACTCTGTCCCCAGGCGCTTGAAACTCTGCGGGGGGCCTGGCCGTCTTGAGACGCCCTCCTCGCCTTCGCCTCGTCCCGCTGGAGCAAGCCCAAATTTGCCGATCTTCGTTGTTCCGATTCGGTGTCGCGTTCCGTTGGCATCAACATAAGAAACAAAGAACGTCGTGGCGAACTTGAACCAATCGTCCCAGTCCTGCGATCGCAAGTACACAGTGTTCGGCCGGTCAAGGATCGTGTCGGAGCGAACACGTATGAACTTCAAAGCGTCACCTGTTTCGTCTGGCCCAGCGAGTTGGTATCGAGCATACGAGAGTCTGTATCCCTGTCTCCTAGTCCGCGAGCCACGGCGAAACCTGATTGAAGGTGGCTCAGGGAGGTGCCTAAAGCCGGCCCTCGGTGGTGGGGTGTGCACTGGCGCGCCAAATCTCAATCGGGATACTTGTGGCACCCATCGCCCGCAGACACGTCGGTGTGCACCATGCGCTTGCTTCACGACGACTAGTCAAATAGACGCGCGGCCGAGTGCACGCGGCGGCGAGGTGTTCTCAGGAGGCGTTGGCCGGCTCGCCTGGCTCATCGGAGGCCTCCGGGTGGACGTGTTGCCACAGTGCCAGGAGCTCTCGGTCCTCGGCCTCGTGCCCGGGGTTGCCCACGGTCGCGAAGGGGTTCTCCGGTAGCTCGAATGCGTACGCCGGGTTGTTGAGAATCTTGCCTTTCTTCCCCTCGCGCATGGACTCGAGTATCCGATCGCCCATTGCCTGATCCAGGCTGAGCATGATCCGGCACATGTTCTGGATCTCCTCCTCGGTCGACGGCGGGACGTCCTGCTCGGCCTCCAGTCGGCGCTTGCCCTCGATGTGCTCGCCGAGGCGCAACTGCCATCCGATCTGGTGGACGTGCCCGATCACCTCCCGCACGGCGTCGACGTCGGCGATGCCCTCCGGCGTTACCGGATAACCCTGGGGAGAGACGTCGACGTAGAACCCGCGCTGCTTCAGCAAGTTGTGGTCCCGCCGCCACTCCTCGATCGCACCGAGGACACGAGCATTCTCTTCCGGATCGGATGGCTCCACTCCAAACCAGTACTGCTCATCCACGAGGAATCTGTGCACGACCTCGAGCTTGAGTCCGTGGTCCCCCCAGACCTTCTTGAGCCAATCGTCGACGAACGGCTCGCCCTCTGGAGCGTATGCCATGCGGACGCGGCGCTCGTGCAGGGCGATCGCCTTGCCCGACTCCTCCATACCGAGAATCGCCAGCGACCTTGCCAACGGGACGCTGTCGCCCTCGAGCATCGCCACGGCCGCCTGGAGCAGGCGATCGGCGTTGGAGAGCAGCGCGTCCTGCAGGGCGACGACCTGAGTGGGCTCAAGGTCATCCGGGAGAAGCTGTCGACGGGCCATAGACCCAGTCTCGCCCCTACCTCCGATAGACGGTAGCCGGGGCGAGCCTGCCGGTGGTCTCGCAGCCAGTTCAGGATGCTCCGCGCTGTTCCAGCTGGAGCCGGTGCAGCCCAGCGTGCGCTGAGCACGCGCGGCTACCCTCGCCTGTCGGCAGCGGAGCCGACGCGGCCTCAGCTGACGGCTGACGCTACGGCCGCAATAAGTTGCGTGCTGCGCGAAGTCCCGAGCGGTCTGAGCACTGTATACCGGCGGACCCGCAGCCAACCATCAGATCAGTAGACCGCGGCCGGTCTCCGGATGTGTCAGGATCATGCCATGTCGGCTCGGAGGTCGATGCGAAAGGAAGACATGGGCTTCTCCATCAGGATCGCGCCGGGGGTGCGGGTGCGGGCCTCGTCGCGGGGCGTTCGCACGAGCATCGGGCCGCGGATCGCGCGTGTACACGTCGGGGCAGGGCGGACGGGGTTTTCCACCGGGGCCGGACCCATCGGCTACTACACGTCTCTCGGCGGAGGGTCGCGGACTCGCGGCACTCGACAGGGCACCGGCTACGCGACATCGACTCTGGCAAGTGCCGCGCGCCTGGACAAGATCGACCGCACTA encodes the following:
- a CDS encoding recombinase family protein → MKRLSVREYLRVSRDIHDTGRSPDQQHGENKTSIEAQGWALHSAAPYRDADRSASRYARKEREDFKRLIGDLESGTFDADVLAIWESSRGSRRVGEWVDLVDLCRERSVRIWVTTHNRLYDPANARDRRSLLEDAVDAEYESEKTSERRRRSSSASAEQGRPHGRNLYGYRRVYDEQTRELVRVEEHPDQAPIVKEAAMRIMRHDSIYSVAREFNRRGVPPRCPRQHPLDGTGGWNPAAIKAMLRQPAYVGKRVLRGNVVADAIWGPLIDPESWEELQAILCQSDRKRPRDHTAKHLLSTIARCGVCNAPLKCWTNHYTPRKPLSDGSPAPRRGYLNYACGRLPGLAAPDEPRGFHVSISVQTLDEIVCELLFARLSSADFTSGTANQGKQAQTERRRLIDEIAAYEDYLDSVRADAAALQRFDLIIDQESRLQPLIRDCREALAEMSAIDPYVREFIDRGEPDVQWKELDLADQRRIVRAVLTPRVHRLERAKRGRRELNEQRVEPVWR
- a CDS encoding LexA family protein, giving the protein MPLDQGFPSTAQEYYDGQIDLTKMLIDDQAATFVVRAAGDSMLGIDIRSGDESLITRSKHPLNGGCRGRDPERLAHAEAAFPNVGIQSRPAQRLLEQVRAQFLRHFEALHVLHQERREFSVSEQGRIAYSVRAAYTAAHRRTLDQIEGVRQPLPLGRLLRMTEMWAALAGAVVGAIVGGLLSAWVGSKQTAKVLKHETDMAAAERKEAQRADEERRHSAAADHLITALAEYMTLSGSVHDGGRAVEHFVRMATTADVHRDRDRRTAALLQASASYAHALPEEVRERWDALIWVVRFNSAKQSERSDGDRRRDYSDLRNYSEYVRRSLTAVTAKHPMPPHYPAPDVRREERKPWGYSPEDAEKEPDLTDWQLSDRLVGRVSFSTGELRWYGPNGLVEDLPRAEAAPTAED
- a CDS encoding GIY-YIG nuclease family protein, translated to MLLPEGGDRGRLWRVVENRGEISNDGELREFDLVYSDHLQDLLGRLVIGWRAGRVWRVRGTTAATYPVLEIADAQPPRFPGFDKLIVSYEMLQAVVNERRYAAWQTALSSIVGIYLITDTLDGRHYVGKADGAENILQRWRTYATNGHGGNVALKLRDPSSFQYSLLRVFDPSTPLRDINAAESHFKRALDSITHGLNRG
- a CDS encoding SdpI family protein, translated to MEVIAGVFPVLLLVTGIVVELAARGDLRRNRLAGIRTVATMRSDASWTASHRSASASVWVGFAASVIAAVVSFASSGIVTTIGAIAVVVIFVLTTVIALVVANRAGRASTSP
- a CDS encoding AAA family ATPase, translated to MTLIEGFRFRGYRSFPSDDLATLAPLNKINLIAGQNNAGKSNVLRVVMNAYSRENQPSSTWDRPLLDADHEFRRSQLYRVAEVMTWPGLAQLDQYVRDRLRDFLHAPLLGGSDGQLWLPIASGGNVDDTALRDVSLRVGDSPVASDLSMTLTHTGGGGQGEDAYRILQHVAAAKPVPPEAFLIGGVRNISQESDQTPDLNGLSIKRRLMELQNPATERLSDKERFVSVQEFVRAVLEDPTVTIEVPHDLSTIHVTQSGRTLPIENLGTGVHEVVIIAAAATVIQDSVLCIEEPEVHLHPVLQRKLLRYLATSTSNQYFIATHSAHMLDSSIGSIFHVTMDEGRSRVRYAGMARDRSLICADLGYRPSDLVQTNAVIWVEGPSDRIYIKSWIDRLAPEEFAEGTHYSIMFYGGALLSELSPLDTDEVQEFVSLRSLNRYMVVVIDSDRQRARSKLNRSKRRVIEELAQDPQSGFAWVTAGYTIENYVPEQLLDHAIRVAHPSTSARAFDAQDRWVNPLTERRLGIRPSKVAIAKIAISGDDTSWPYDLKTRVREIVDLIRRANGQI
- a CDS encoding HNH endonuclease; the encoded protein is MRAADYGLTEVTDDEMRWVYDNHMSKPTGGARDHYDRLVASATFELCSYCQYGHAKTLDHFVPQSIIGGLAVEPWNLVPACHQCNHKLGDYVATESTTELFHPFFESVESRWLYARVIEKGSGALEFFAAPAADLEEDERARISNQFKTLGLAFLFSSVSGKDIAEARESLRGTPPRPDDEEAEREAREADPRIVAGHSAEVASALLAETAAIAFRVDANSRRGVVYEALAGSAWFCSLGA
- a CDS encoding ATP-dependent nuclease, whose product is MKFIRVRSDTILDRPNTVYLRSQDWDDWFKFATTFFVSYVDANGTRHRIGTTKIGKFGLAPAGRGEGEEGVSRRPGPPQSFKRLGTEFFSLAQDSSFYESLTALGGSTRDEVLDGLRDLAYVPGLLEKAQDEPVTKVSLLRDVPLLTVKEQFSRLAKGGAKLTEFNLRYKLTYAPGTPSVTFAVDPDSALPTNIHVIVGRNGVGKSTFLNSLATHFVQSDASRSESGGQISNLVSVSFSAFDAFEPLSVAQDRTKSLTYHYVGLKLVGASKDEADRIKGPRAIASEFTKSSRSCLRGARKDRLAGALRLLESDPVFAASGIADVVEGHESTDSEDETLNRLGRLFKRLSSGHKIVLLTTTKLVETVSEKSLVLLDEPEAHLHPPLLSAFVRALSDLLLNRNGVAVVATHSPVVLQEVPRDCVWKMNRKGDVTTLRRPAIETFGENVGTLTSELFGLEVTATGYHGILLETARNFAAEGYEAALESLGGQVGAEGRSVLRSMIEVMGRQHVGR
- a CDS encoding AbiV family abortive infection protein yields the protein MARRQLLPDDLEPTQVVALQDALLSNADRLLQAAVAMLEGDSVPLARSLAILGMEESGKAIALHERRVRMAYAPEGEPFVDDWLKKVWGDHGLKLEVVHRFLVDEQYWFGVEPSDPEENARVLGAIEEWRRDHNLLKQRGFYVDVSPQGYPVTPEGIADVDAVREVIGHVHQIGWQLRLGEHIEGKRRLEAEQDVPPSTEEEIQNMCRIMLSLDQAMGDRILESMREGKKGKILNNPAYAFELPENPFATVGNPGHEAEDRELLALWQHVHPEASDEPGEPANAS